In one window of Streptomyces sp. FXJ1.172 DNA:
- a CDS encoding ECF subfamily RNA polymerase sigma factor, BldN family, which yields MYPHVGVDASGLATLRATLATVKETLRGLVPTAYAVPAFAAAAPAGPCYALADGSATVGRRGRATGAATARRPAADSDSARMMDLVERAQAGEAEAFGRLYDQYSDTVYRYIYYRVGGRATAEDLTSETFLRALRRIGTFTWQGRDFGAWLVTIARNLVADHFKSSRFRLEVTTGEMLDANEVERSPEDSVLESLSNAALLDAVRRLNPQQQECVTLRFLQGLSVAETARVMGKNEGAIKTLQYRAVRTLARLLPDDAR from the coding sequence GTGTACCCACACGTCGGGGTTGACGCCTCGGGCCTGGCTACGCTGCGCGCAACACTCGCAACGGTCAAAGAGACGCTGCGCGGCCTCGTCCCCACCGCGTACGCCGTCCCCGCCTTCGCCGCCGCCGCGCCGGCAGGCCCGTGCTACGCACTGGCCGACGGCAGCGCCACGGTGGGCAGACGAGGCCGCGCCACCGGCGCCGCCACCGCCCGCCGCCCGGCCGCCGACAGCGACAGCGCCCGGATGATGGATCTGGTCGAACGCGCCCAGGCCGGCGAGGCCGAGGCCTTCGGCCGGCTGTACGACCAGTACAGCGACACGGTGTACCGCTACATCTACTACCGGGTCGGCGGCCGGGCGACGGCCGAGGACCTCACGAGTGAGACCTTTCTGCGGGCGCTGCGCCGGATCGGCACCTTCACCTGGCAGGGCCGCGACTTCGGCGCCTGGCTGGTGACGATCGCCCGCAACCTCGTCGCCGACCACTTCAAGTCCAGCCGCTTCCGCCTCGAGGTCACCACCGGCGAGATGCTCGACGCCAACGAGGTCGAGCGCTCCCCGGAGGACTCCGTCCTGGAGTCGCTGTCGAACGCCGCGCTGCTCGACGCCGTCCGCCGGCTCAACCCGCAGCAGCAGGAGTGCGTGACCCTCCGTTTCCTCCAGGGCCTCTCGGTCGCCGAGACCGCCCGCGTCATGGGCAAGAACGAGGGCGCCATCAAGACGCTCCAGTACCGCGCCGTGCGCACCCTCGCCCGGCTCCTGCCGGACGACGCGCGCTGA
- a CDS encoding DUF5667 domain-containing protein has product MIANVSAHRRANAFAQALDEQSDRDTAAERSAPAESPPATEEQSGQGELLALAEGLGALPKPQLDPEVKVVQRAQLVAAMEAMLQEGTAAADASVPEQRSARPRGAHRASPLSKLRPRTRLTKGLAAGGLSVGVAAGAFGGVAAASSDALPGDSLYGLKRGIEDFKLNYLTDGDDARGQTYLDQASTRLSEARRLLERGRGGHLDHESIGEIRRTLSGMQRDVTEGHRLLHEAYEADPGSLGPIQALSAFARSHREAWSALSHKLPVQLGDVKKQVSSVFDAIDQEVAPLQSLLPQSPSRTGDGKRQGSGSASTGASGSHRSSTPSSSGSSPSTGRHARPGNPSGSATGDTGEGLLGGSTGGLLDPPKTGTGGSTAPATKPPSTTPDVTLPPLLPGLLPGLGIEGEDTN; this is encoded by the coding sequence GTGATCGCGAACGTATCGGCGCACCGGCGGGCGAACGCCTTCGCCCAGGCCCTGGACGAGCAGTCCGACCGGGACACGGCGGCCGAGCGGTCAGCACCGGCGGAATCACCGCCGGCCACCGAGGAACAGTCCGGGCAGGGCGAGCTGCTGGCCCTCGCGGAGGGTCTCGGTGCGCTGCCCAAGCCGCAGCTCGACCCTGAGGTCAAGGTCGTCCAGCGCGCCCAGCTGGTGGCTGCGATGGAGGCCATGCTCCAGGAGGGCACCGCAGCGGCGGATGCGTCGGTACCGGAACAGCGCTCTGCCCGGCCGAGAGGCGCACACCGGGCGAGCCCGTTGAGCAAGCTGCGCCCGCGGACGCGGCTCACCAAGGGGCTCGCGGCGGGCGGGCTCAGCGTGGGCGTGGCCGCGGGGGCCTTCGGCGGAGTCGCCGCCGCCAGCTCGGACGCCCTGCCCGGTGACTCGCTCTACGGCCTCAAACGCGGCATCGAGGACTTCAAGCTCAACTACCTGACCGACGGCGACGACGCACGCGGCCAGACCTACCTCGACCAGGCCTCCACCCGGCTCAGCGAGGCCCGCCGGCTGCTGGAGCGCGGCCGCGGCGGCCATCTCGACCACGAGTCCATCGGCGAGATCCGCCGCACGCTCTCCGGCATGCAGCGCGATGTCACCGAGGGCCACCGCCTGCTCCACGAGGCGTACGAGGCCGACCCCGGCTCGCTGGGCCCCATCCAGGCCCTGTCGGCCTTCGCCCGGTCCCACCGCGAGGCCTGGAGCGCACTCAGCCACAAGCTGCCCGTGCAGCTCGGGGACGTCAAAAAGCAGGTGTCGTCGGTCTTCGACGCCATAGACCAGGAGGTCGCCCCGCTGCAGTCCCTGCTCCCGCAGTCGCCGTCGCGCACCGGCGACGGCAAACGGCAGGGCTCCGGCTCGGCATCCACCGGCGCCTCGGGCAGCCACCGCTCGAGCACGCCCAGCTCCTCCGGCAGCTCCCCGTCCACGGGCCGGCACGCCCGCCCGGGCAATCCGAGCGGGTCGGCCACCGGCGACACCGGCGAGGGCCTCCTCGGCGGCAGCACGGGCGGTCTGCTCGACCCGCCGAAGACGGGCACGGGCGGCAGCACCGCACCCGCCACCAAGCCCCCGAGCACCACCCCGGACGTCACCCTCCCGCCGCTCCTCCCGGGCCTCCTGCCCGGGCTGGGCATCGAGGGCGAGGACACGAACTAG
- a CDS encoding lysophospholipid acyltransferase family protein, with translation MADAKVIPFDDDRSRGGAVQRPARRRSAGSRRGALGEGGELGEVQPLPGRARAREDGPVSRAEEPEVAERPEVRQPGADGQGGGLERRVAAGLAFLRRRLTGDYDVDDFGFDEELTDQVLMSMLRPVYEKYFRVEVKGIENIPAEGGALIVANHSGTLPLDGLMMQVAVHDHHPADRHLRLLAADLVFVLPVVNELARKLGHTLACAEDAERLLAQGELVGVMPEGFKGIGKPFGERYKLQRFGRGGFVSTALRQGAPIIPCSIVGAEEIYPMIGNAKTLARLLGFPYFPLTPTFPWLGPLGAIPLPTKWTIQFGEPIPTDGYPPEAAEDPMLMFNLTDQVREQIQHTLYKLLVQRRSVFF, from the coding sequence ATGGCGGACGCCAAGGTCATTCCGTTCGACGACGACCGGTCCCGCGGGGGCGCGGTGCAGCGCCCGGCGCGGCGCAGGAGTGCGGGCAGCCGACGCGGTGCCCTCGGCGAGGGGGGTGAGCTGGGCGAGGTCCAGCCGCTGCCGGGCCGGGCCAGGGCGCGGGAGGATGGGCCTGTGAGCCGCGCGGAGGAGCCGGAGGTGGCTGAGAGGCCGGAGGTGCGGCAGCCGGGTGCCGACGGGCAGGGCGGCGGTCTGGAGCGGCGTGTGGCGGCCGGGCTGGCCTTCCTGCGGCGCCGGCTGACCGGGGACTACGACGTCGACGACTTCGGTTTCGACGAGGAGCTGACCGACCAGGTCCTGATGTCGATGCTGCGGCCGGTGTACGAGAAGTACTTCCGGGTCGAGGTGAAGGGCATCGAGAACATCCCGGCCGAGGGCGGGGCGCTGATCGTCGCCAACCACTCCGGGACGCTGCCGCTGGACGGGCTGATGATGCAGGTCGCCGTACACGATCATCATCCGGCCGACCGTCATCTGCGGCTGCTCGCGGCCGACCTGGTCTTCGTGCTGCCGGTGGTGAACGAGCTGGCGCGCAAGCTCGGGCACACGCTGGCGTGCGCGGAGGACGCCGAACGGCTGCTGGCCCAGGGCGAGCTGGTCGGGGTGATGCCGGAGGGCTTCAAGGGGATCGGGAAGCCTTTCGGCGAGCGGTACAAGCTGCAGCGGTTCGGCCGGGGTGGTTTCGTCTCCACGGCGCTGCGGCAGGGCGCGCCGATCATTCCGTGCTCGATCGTCGGGGCGGAGGAGATCTACCCGATGATCGGCAACGCGAAGACGCTGGCGCGGCTGCTGGGCTTTCCGTACTTCCCGCTGACGCCGACGTTTCCCTGGCTGGGGCCGCTCGGTGCGATTCCGCTGCCGACGAAGTGGACGATCCAGTTCGGCGAGCCGATCCCGACGGACGGCTATCCGCCGGAGGCCGCCGAGGACCCGATGCTGATGTTCAACCTGACCGACCAGGTGCGGGAGCAGATCCAGCACACGCTGTACAAGTTGCTGGTGCAGCGGCGGTCGGTGTTCTTCTGA